The sequence CTTAATCCCCTTCAGAAACCGGGGAGTGTGAACCTCTCCTACTGTCGCCACCAAGGCCTTGACGGTCTTAATCCCCTTCAGAAACCGGGGAGTGTGAACTCTTGAAGAAGGCACAGAAGCCGCTGAGGAAGTCTTAATCCCCTTCAGAAACCGGGGAGTGTGAACCGCACTTGCCTGGATCTTCAGGCAGAAAGCGCGTCTTAATCCCCTTCAGAAACCGGGGAGTGTGAACTCTAGCGTGTAACCCCCTTTAAAGTCAAGGACTTACAAGCGTTTTGCGGACAAGACCGACTTTCCTGACAACAACCGGAAAAATTCACCTCACCCACCCCCCAAAAATGCCAAAAAGTCCTTTGAAATCAAGCTGCTGACAAGAATTTGAGAACCACTCTCAACAACCACCCCGCCAACCATGGCAGCGCAGCCTGCCACACACCTCATGCCAACAGCCTAAACCGCAAGCTTGCAGTCAACCCCGAACCCCTCATCACCATGTCACAGTTAACTCCAGACCTCAGCCCCCTCCTCAGTCGGTAACGACACAATAGGGGGCGAATCCACCAACCCAGACAGGATGACCCCCCGATGACCCTCGACGCCGCCTCCACCTCCCCCCAGCGCCCCAAACGCATCCTGGTGTGCGTCTCCGGCACCTCCCCCGCCATCGTCACCGAAACCCTCTACGCCCTCGTCTCCGACGAGTCTGGGCCCTTCCTCCCCGACGAAATCCACGTCATCACCACCACCGTCGGCCGCCAAAAAATCCGCGACCACCTGCTTCACCCCACCCAAGGCCACTTCCTGCGCATGGTGCAGGAGTTTCCCCACAAATTCCCCACCCCCCCGCGCTTCGATGACAGCACCTTGCACGTCATCGCCAACAAAACCACCGGCATCGATCTGGCGGACATCGTCAGTCTCGACGACAACCGCGCCGCCGCCCAGACCATCTACCGAGTCCTGCGGGAACTCAAAACCCAGCCCGGTGGCGCCCAGATTCACGCCTCCGTGGCCGGTGGCCGCAAGAGCATGAGTTTTTACATGGGCCAAGCCTTTTCACTGCTGGCCGATGAGGGTGATGTGCTGTCGCATGTGCTGGTGAGCGAGCCGTTCGAGAATCCGGGCTACGGGTTTTTCTACCCACCCGCCACGCCCCGCGAGCTGACCGACCGCTTCAGCAAACTCCCGCCCTGCCACACCGCCGACGCCCGTTTGGAACTGGCGCAAATGAGCACGTTCAAGCTCGGCCCCGTGCTGCGCACAGCCCTGCCCGCCGCCGCGCTCGAAGACTTTGACGAAGCCGTCAACCTCGCCCAAGGCCTGATCGCCTCCCTCGACGCCCGACTCGCAGTGCGCACGCAAGGGCACAACCGAAGCGGCGTTCTCCACCTGCTGGGCCACACCATCAAACTACCCCCGGCTCAGTTCTGCCTGCTGCTGTTGCATGCCACCGCCCAGCAACTGCACGCCAGCGGCCAGATCGAGCGCACCGACCTGCTGCACACCGACAGCACCCTGACCTTCGACGACTGGAACGCCATTGGCGAAGCCTGCAACCTGAGTCGTTGGAAGGCCACCCAAGCGCCGCACGCCGAAACCGCGTTCTCCAGAATCATCGGGCTGTGCCAACCCAAGATCGGCGCCGTCGCCCAGCGCTTGCGCATCGAAGCCATCCAAGACCGGCGCCAGCTCACCGCCAACGCCCCGCAGTTTCGGGTGGACATTGCTTCCACCCCGCTGCGGCTGTGCCTAGAGCGCATCGTCAAACGGATGGCCGCATGAACGCCGCCCTGCCCGAATGGCATGGGCCCACCCCGGTGGGCTTGAGCGCCCCGGCCATGCGCTGGTGGCACCTGGAACTGAGCCACCGACTGCTGGACGATTTGCACTTGCCCACCCCCGGCAGTTTGGGGGCGCTGTACCGCAGCGTGTTCGGGCTGGCGTTGCATGAGCGGGCGCCGCACCTGTTCGAACGCTTCGCCGGCGAGCAGAGCGACGCGCCCCGCCCCTGGTGGCTGTGGCCCACCGATTTGGCCGACGATACCTGCGTGCCTGCCGGGGCGGTGTTGAACGTGCGCCTGGGGCTGCACACCAGCGCTTTACCCGAGTTGGCGGCGTGCCTGCAAGCCTTTGAAGATTTTGAGCGCCATGGCTTGGGTGCGCAGCGCAGCCGCTTGCGGTTGGAGGCCGTGCGCTGGCTCACCCCGCAAGGCCCCGTGCCCTTGCACAGCCCGGACGATGCCCAGCATCCACCCACCCCCTGGCAGGCCGATGACGTGTGGCGTTCCGCACGGGCCGAGTTGACCGCCGGGCAGGGCGGGGCGCTGTGGGTGCAGACAGTGACGCCGTTGCGCCTGAAAGTCGCCAGCCGACTGGTGACCGAACCGCCCCCGCTGAGTGTGTTGTTGCTGGGGTGTTTCATGCGGCTGGGTGTGTTGCTGACGCTGTCGCGTGAGCCGGGCGAAGCGGGCCAAGTGCCCCCCGCCTGGTTGAGCGACGCTGAAAAAGCCCCCTGGCTGGGGTGGAGCCGCTGCTTGCTGCCCGATCTGGCTTGGACACAGCGTGCGCAGGTGCATCGTTGGTCATCGCGCCAACAACGGGCCATTCGGATGGATGGCTTAGCGGGGGCTTGGGCGTATCCGAGCGAGGCCTGCGCGGCCCTGCCGTGGTTGCGCCTGGGCGAGCACCTGCAACTCGGAGGGAAGACGACGGTGGGGATGGGGGCGTTCCACATTCACATCGGCGGGCCTGCTTCATCGATTCTCACGTCACAGATTGCTGCATGAAAACCGTTTGCGCTTCATTTGAAATTGTCACGCCGATGTTCATCGGCAGCAGTGACCCCACGAAACCCGAGGGCGTGCGTTCCTCCAGCGTCAAAGGTGCGTTGCGCTTTTGGTGGCGTGCGCTGAATTGGGCGCGGATGACCGGTGCCAGCGACGCCGAGAAACTGAGGAACCTCCACCAAGAGGAAAGCCGGTTGTTTGGGGTGTCCGCTGGAGATGACGCGGGCGGGCAGGGCGTGTTCATGCTTCAGGTGCGGGACACCAGCCAGCGGGCTGTGCAACAGCCCTTCGGCCATGGGTTCGATGCCGGCATCCTTTACTTGCTTGGCATGGGTTTGGGCAGTTTTTCCCAGGGTAATCACTGTACCCGTTCAGCTTTGCCTGCCGTGCCGGGCAAGGGGTTTGAAGTCAAGCTGTTGTTTCGCCCGAAAACTGCGCCGGACGATGTGCGCGCTGTGACAGCGGCCTTGCAGACCTTCGGCCTGCTGGGAGCGCTGGGCAGCCGGGCGCGTCATGGCATGGGCTCTGTGGCGATGACGGCCATGCAAAGCAGCGGGTTGGAGCTGGATTCGTGGCAGGCCCCGGACACGCCAGAGCGCTACCGCGAGCAACTGGGCAAGTTGCTGAAACAGCCCCGAACCGCAGCCGGCCTGCCACCATTGAGCGCTTTTTGCCAGCAGACACGCCTGGATCTGTCCTGTCAGCACCGCGACATGCAGCAACTGCTGGCCTTGCTGGGGCGGGAGCAGCAGGCCTACCGGAGCTACGGCAACAACGGCAAGGTGAATGGCGCGGACTCTGAGCGCAACTTCGTTCCCGATCACGATGACATGCTCACCGTGGCCAACGGTCACTCGGTTGCCAAGGCGCCACAACGGGTGGTGTTTGGCCTGCCGCACAACTACTTCTTTTCCAGCACCAAAGCCAAGGTTGATGTGAATTACCGGCCAGACGATGAGGAAGGCCGCCGCGCCAGCCCGCTGTTGCTGCACGTCCATCGCATCGGCGAGCAATACGTGGCCGTGCATACCTTGCTGGAGTCGCGCTTCTTGCCAGAAGAGCGGCCCACTGTGCAAATCAAGCCAGGGAAAGGGCGCACGGTGAACGTTCCGGTTCAAGTCAATTGGCAGGTGCTGCACACCTACCTCGACCGCTTCAAGAAAAACACTGCATGGAGCCCCCTGTGAGCGATCAATATTTTCATTTCACCATCGGCCCGGTGCAAGGCTTTGTGGCGCAAGCCCGGCGCACGCGGGATTTTTGGGCGGGGTCGTTCCTGCTGTCTTGGCTGGCGGGTGTGGCCATGGCGGAGGTCAACAGGCAAGGTGGAAAAATTCAGTTTCCAGTGCCACCAAAGAACTATCTTGACTGGATTCAAGGACAGCACAAAGGCGAGAAACCACCGCGCCAAGGGGCCATCCCCAATCGGTTCAAATCGACCTGCGCCAAAGTGCCGGCTGAGTTTGATCCGGAGCTTGTCGTGTCAGCCATTCAAGACGCTTGGATCGCTCTGGCGGATCATGTGTGGAAGGGTGACAAACTGGATGGGTTTGCAGCTTCCGGCACACGGGCCATTTGGGATCGGCAACACGCCAATTTCTGGGAAGTTTCC is a genomic window of Vitreoscilla filiformis containing:
- the cmr1 gene encoding type III-B CRISPR module RAMP protein Cmr1; translated protein: MKTVCASFEIVTPMFIGSSDPTKPEGVRSSSVKGALRFWWRALNWARMTGASDAEKLRNLHQEESRLFGVSAGDDAGGQGVFMLQVRDTSQRAVQQPFGHGFDAGILYLLGMGLGSFSQGNHCTRSALPAVPGKGFEVKLLFRPKTAPDDVRAVTAALQTFGLLGALGSRARHGMGSVAMTAMQSSGLELDSWQAPDTPERYREQLGKLLKQPRTAAGLPPLSAFCQQTRLDLSCQHRDMQQLLALLGREQQAYRSYGNNGKVNGADSERNFVPDHDDMLTVANGHSVAKAPQRVVFGLPHNYFFSSTKAKVDVNYRPDDEEGRRASPLLLHVHRIGEQYVAVHTLLESRFLPEERPTVQIKPGKGRTVNVPVQVNWQVLHTYLDRFKKNTAWSPL
- the cas6 gene encoding CRISPR system precrRNA processing endoribonuclease RAMP protein Cas6, with the protein product MNAALPEWHGPTPVGLSAPAMRWWHLELSHRLLDDLHLPTPGSLGALYRSVFGLALHERAPHLFERFAGEQSDAPRPWWLWPTDLADDTCVPAGAVLNVRLGLHTSALPELAACLQAFEDFERHGLGAQRSRLRLEAVRWLTPQGPVPLHSPDDAQHPPTPWQADDVWRSARAELTAGQGGALWVQTVTPLRLKVASRLVTEPPPLSVLLLGCFMRLGVLLTLSREPGEAGQVPPAWLSDAEKAPWLGWSRCLLPDLAWTQRAQVHRWSSRQQRAIRMDGLAGAWAYPSEACAALPWLRLGEHLQLGGKTTVGMGAFHIHIGGPASSILTSQIAA
- the csm6 gene encoding CRISPR-associated ring nuclease Csm6: MTLDAASTSPQRPKRILVCVSGTSPAIVTETLYALVSDESGPFLPDEIHVITTTVGRQKIRDHLLHPTQGHFLRMVQEFPHKFPTPPRFDDSTLHVIANKTTGIDLADIVSLDDNRAAAQTIYRVLRELKTQPGGAQIHASVAGGRKSMSFYMGQAFSLLADEGDVLSHVLVSEPFENPGYGFFYPPATPRELTDRFSKLPPCHTADARLELAQMSTFKLGPVLRTALPAAALEDFDEAVNLAQGLIASLDARLAVRTQGHNRSGVLHLLGHTIKLPPAQFCLLLLHATAQQLHASGQIERTDLLHTDSTLTFDDWNAIGEACNLSRWKATQAPHAETAFSRIIGLCQPKIGAVAQRLRIEAIQDRRQLTANAPQFRVDIASTPLRLCLERIVKRMAA